A single genomic interval of Bradyrhizobium japonicum USDA 6 harbors:
- a CDS encoding CheR family methyltransferase → MTPVDYEYLRKFLKERSGLDLSADKQYLVESRLLPLARKASLPGIPDLVLKIRNGDGRLATDVVEAMTTNETFFYRDKIPFDHLRETILPGLLQARAARRSLRIWSAASSTGQEPYSIAMCVKEMGAALAGWRIEIVATDLSQEVLEKSRAGIYSQFEVQRGLPIQHLMKYFTQAGELWQLNADIRAMVQFRQLNLLQDFSHLGTFDVIFCRNVLIYFDQDTKAVIFERMAKGLEADGTLLLGAAESVVGITDAFRPITERRGLYQLNPARSGRPLGGLMPQPLKVAAAR, encoded by the coding sequence GTGACGCCGGTCGACTACGAGTATCTGCGCAAGTTCCTGAAAGAGCGTTCCGGCCTCGATCTCTCCGCCGACAAGCAGTATCTCGTCGAGAGCCGGCTGCTGCCGCTTGCCCGCAAGGCGAGCTTGCCCGGCATTCCCGATCTCGTGCTGAAGATCAGGAACGGCGACGGCCGGCTTGCGACCGACGTGGTCGAGGCGATGACCACCAACGAGACCTTCTTCTACCGCGACAAGATCCCGTTCGATCATCTGCGCGAAACCATCCTGCCGGGCCTGCTCCAGGCACGCGCGGCGCGCAGGTCGCTCCGCATCTGGTCGGCGGCCTCGTCGACCGGGCAGGAGCCCTATTCGATCGCGATGTGCGTGAAGGAGATGGGCGCGGCCCTCGCCGGCTGGCGCATCGAGATCGTCGCCACCGATCTGTCGCAGGAGGTGCTGGAGAAATCCAGGGCCGGCATCTACAGCCAGTTCGAGGTGCAGCGCGGCCTGCCGATCCAGCACCTGATGAAGTACTTCACGCAGGCCGGCGAGCTCTGGCAGCTCAATGCCGACATTCGCGCGATGGTGCAGTTCCGTCAGCTCAATCTGTTGCAGGACTTCTCCCATCTCGGCACGTTCGACGTGATCTTCTGCCGCAACGTCCTGATCTATTTTGACCAGGACACCAAGGCCGTGATTTTCGAGCGCATGGCGAAGGGACTGGAAGCCGACGGCACGCTGCTGCTTGGCGCGGCCGAATCCGTCGTCGGCATCACCGACGCGTTCCGCCCGATCACCGAGCGCCGCGGTCTCTATCAGCTCAATCCCGCGCGCTCCGGCCGTCCGCTGGGCGGATTGATGCCGCAGCCGCTGAAGGTCGCTGCGGCGAGGTGA
- a CDS encoding protein-glutamate methylesterase/protein-glutamine glutaminase: protein MSVAFAGNSTTGPSRDAGPLRVMVVDDSVVIRGLISRWIGAEHDMEVAASLRTGLEAVNQLERINPDVAVLDIEMPELDGISALPQLLAKKRDLVIIMASTLTRRNAEISFKALSLGAADYIPKPESTREASAADIFHHDLIQKIRHLGARLRRRPAVASPPLAPATPAPVARAPAVVRPAAPAPALHAPSSGALSTRPFSAHAPKVLLIGSSTGGPQALMALVTELGPVIDRFPVLITQHMPPTFTTILAEHLARASRKPAAEAVDGEPVKPGRIYLAPGGKHMRVVRSGADAAIALDDGPAVNFCKPAVDPLFTSAIDIWHGNILSVILTGMGSDGMRGGKDIVAAGGNVIAQDEASSVVWGMPGAAANAGICAAILPLNQIGAKVNRLFAGDRS from the coding sequence ATGAGTGTTGCGTTCGCAGGTAATTCGACCACGGGTCCGTCGCGCGACGCCGGGCCGCTGCGGGTGATGGTCGTCGACGACTCCGTCGTCATACGCGGTCTGATCTCGCGCTGGATCGGTGCCGAGCATGATATGGAGGTCGCGGCCTCGCTGCGCACCGGGCTCGAGGCGGTCAACCAGCTCGAACGTATCAACCCCGACGTTGCCGTGCTCGACATCGAGATGCCCGAGCTCGACGGCATCTCGGCGCTGCCGCAACTGCTGGCGAAGAAGCGCGATCTCGTCATCATCATGGCCTCGACGCTGACCCGCCGTAACGCGGAGATCAGCTTCAAGGCGCTGTCGCTCGGCGCGGCCGACTACATTCCGAAGCCGGAGTCGACGCGCGAAGCGTCGGCCGCGGACATCTTTCATCACGACCTGATCCAGAAGATCCGTCACCTCGGCGCGCGGCTGCGCCGCAGGCCCGCAGTCGCGAGCCCGCCGCTGGCGCCCGCGACCCCGGCGCCGGTTGCACGCGCACCGGCCGTCGTGCGGCCCGCCGCGCCCGCACCGGCCCTGCATGCGCCGTCGTCGGGTGCGCTGTCCACGCGCCCGTTCTCGGCCCACGCACCGAAGGTGCTGCTGATCGGCTCCTCGACCGGCGGTCCGCAGGCACTGATGGCGCTCGTCACCGAGCTCGGCCCGGTGATCGACCGCTTCCCGGTGCTGATCACCCAGCACATGCCGCCGACCTTCACCACCATTCTCGCCGAGCACCTGGCGCGCGCGAGCCGCAAGCCGGCGGCCGAGGCGGTCGACGGCGAGCCGGTGAAGCCGGGGCGGATTTACCTCGCGCCCGGCGGCAAGCACATGCGTGTCGTGCGCAGCGGCGCTGACGCGGCGATCGCGCTCGACGACGGTCCCGCCGTCAATTTCTGCAAGCCCGCGGTCGATCCGCTGTTCACCTCCGCCATCGACATCTGGCATGGGAACATCCTCTCTGTGATCCTGACGGGCATGGGCTCGGATGGCATGCGCGGCGGCAAGGACATCGTCGCCGCCGGCGGCAACGTGATCGCGCAGGACGAAGCCTCCAGCGTGGTCTGGGGCATGCCGGGCGCGGCGGCCAATGCCGGCATCTGCGCGGCGATCCTGCCGCTCAATCAGATCGGCGCCAAGGTCAACCGCCTGTTCGCGGGAGACCGCTCGTGA
- a CDS encoding glutathionylspermidine synthase family protein: MRRIVCPERDDWRQTAEQCGFAFHTIDGERYWDESAYYAFTLDEIERGIETPTAEIDAMCLELAGRVIGDERHLRRLKIPEAFWGLIAESWERDDRSLYGRLDLKFDGQSPAKLLEYNADTPTSIFEAAVFQWTWLEQAIERRIIPARADQFNSIHERLIAAWKGIAAGRHVHLTGTTGNEEDAGTLAYLEDTARQAGLSTRLLDIEQIGWRDAPGGFVDLDDGDIALAFKLYPWEWMFHDAFGAKLTSAPTRWIEPPWKAVLSNKGILPLLWEMFPNHPNLLPAFFEDDARAAELGSSYVRKPLLSREGANVTLVSGGTPLDEQAGPYGAEGFVRQALSPLPNFSGFYVVVGSWLVNHEPCGLSIREDESPITGNRSRFLPHAIL, from the coding sequence ATGCGACGCATCGTCTGCCCCGAGCGCGACGACTGGCGGCAGACCGCCGAACAATGCGGCTTCGCCTTCCACACCATCGATGGCGAACGCTATTGGGACGAGAGCGCCTATTACGCCTTCACGCTCGACGAGATCGAGCGCGGCATCGAAACGCCGACAGCCGAGATCGACGCGATGTGCCTGGAGCTTGCCGGCCGCGTGATCGGTGACGAGCGCCATCTGCGACGCCTGAAGATTCCGGAGGCATTCTGGGGCTTGATCGCCGAGAGCTGGGAGCGCGATGACCGCAGCCTCTACGGCCGGCTCGACCTGAAATTCGACGGACAGTCGCCTGCAAAGCTGCTCGAATACAACGCGGACACGCCGACCTCGATCTTCGAGGCCGCGGTGTTTCAATGGACCTGGCTCGAACAGGCGATCGAACGCCGCATCATTCCGGCGCGCGCCGACCAGTTCAACTCCATCCACGAGCGGCTGATCGCGGCGTGGAAGGGGATCGCCGCAGGCCGCCATGTCCATCTCACCGGCACCACCGGCAACGAGGAAGACGCCGGCACGCTCGCTTATCTCGAGGACACCGCGCGCCAGGCGGGGCTCTCGACCAGGCTGCTCGACATCGAGCAGATCGGCTGGCGCGACGCGCCTGGCGGCTTCGTCGATCTCGACGACGGCGACATCGCGCTCGCCTTCAAGCTCTATCCCTGGGAATGGATGTTCCACGACGCCTTCGGCGCCAAGCTGACGAGCGCGCCGACACGCTGGATCGAGCCGCCGTGGAAGGCGGTGCTCTCCAACAAGGGCATTCTGCCGCTGCTCTGGGAGATGTTTCCGAACCATCCCAATCTGCTGCCGGCCTTCTTCGAGGACGACGCGCGGGCAGCCGAGCTCGGCAGCTCCTACGTCCGCAAGCCGCTGCTGTCGCGCGAAGGCGCCAATGTCACGCTGGTGTCCGGAGGCACGCCGCTCGACGAGCAGGCAGGCCCCTACGGCGCAGAAGGTTTCGTGCGGCAGGCGCTGTCGCCGCTGCCGAATTTCTCGGGCTTCTATGTGGTGGTCGGAAGCTGGCTGGTGAACCACGAGCCGTGCGGCCTGTCGATCCGCGAGGACGAGAGCCCGATCACCGGCAACCGCTCGCGGTTTCTGCCGCATGCGATTTTGTGA
- a CDS encoding response regulator encodes MRTCLVVDDSSVIRKVARRILEGLDFQILEAEDGEKALEACKRGLPDAVLLDWNMPVMDGYEFLGHLRRMPGGDQPKVVFCTTENDVAHIARALHAGANEYIMKPFDKDIVTAKFQEVGLI; translated from the coding sequence ATGCGCACTTGTCTCGTCGTTGATGATTCCAGCGTCATCCGCAAGGTTGCGCGCCGGATCCTGGAGGGCCTCGACTTCCAGATTCTCGAAGCCGAGGACGGTGAGAAGGCACTGGAGGCCTGCAAGCGCGGCTTGCCCGATGCCGTGCTGCTCGACTGGAATATGCCGGTCATGGACGGCTACGAATTCCTTGGCCATCTCCGGCGGATGCCCGGCGGCGACCAGCCCAAGGTGGTGTTCTGCACCACCGAGAACGACGTCGCGCACATCGCCCGTGCGCTGCACGCTGGCGCCAACGAATACATCATGAAGCCCTTCGACAAGGACATCGTGACGGCGAAATTCCAGGAAGTCGGGCTTATCTGA
- a CDS encoding chemotaxis protein CheW, with amino-acid sequence MSNKMQTSEGAMVEYVTAMIGGQLFGLPISRVQDVFMPERVTRVPLSSREIAGVLNLRGRIVTVVDMRARLGLPKPEDGKTAMAVGVDLRGESYGLLIDQIGEVLRLAEDGKEENPVNLDPRMAKLAGGVHRLDGQLMVVLDVDRVLELAPEMMAA; translated from the coding sequence CGTCACCGCGATGATCGGCGGCCAGCTGTTCGGGCTGCCGATCTCCCGGGTCCAGGACGTGTTCATGCCCGAGCGCGTCACCCGCGTTCCCTTGTCCTCGCGCGAGATCGCGGGCGTGCTGAACCTGCGCGGCCGCATCGTCACCGTGGTCGACATGCGCGCCCGGCTCGGCCTGCCCAAGCCCGAGGACGGCAAGACGGCGATGGCGGTCGGTGTCGACCTGCGCGGTGAATCCTATGGCCTCCTGATCGACCAGATCGGCGAGGTGCTGCGGCTTGCCGAGGACGGCAAGGAAGAGAACCCCGTCAACCTCGATCCCCGCATGGCCAAGCTCGCCGGCGGCGTCCACCGCCTCGACGGCCAGCTCATGGTCGTCCTCGACGTCGATCGCGTCCTCGAACTCGCGCCCGAGATGATGGCGGCCTGA
- the ctrA gene encoding response regulator transcription factor CtrA, which yields MRVLLIEDDSAVAQSIELMLKSESFNVYTTDLGEEGVDLGKLYDYDIILLDLNLPDMSGYDVLKQLRVSKIKTPILILSGLAGIEDKVKGLGVGADDYMTKPFHKDELVARIHAIVRRSKGHAQSVIQTGDLVVNLDTKTVEVGGQRVHLTGKEYQMLELLSLRKGTTLTKEMFLNHLYGGMDEPELKIIDVFICKLRKKLANASEGRNFIETVWGRGYVLREPHEHEERIPA from the coding sequence ATGCGCGTTTTGCTGATTGAAGATGACAGCGCCGTCGCGCAGTCGATCGAGCTGATGTTGAAGTCTGAGAGCTTCAACGTCTACACGACCGATTTGGGGGAAGAAGGCGTCGATCTCGGTAAGTTATACGATTACGACATTATTCTTCTCGACCTCAACCTGCCCGACATGTCCGGTTACGACGTGCTCAAGCAGCTTCGGGTCTCCAAGATCAAGACACCGATTCTGATCCTCTCCGGCCTCGCCGGCATCGAGGACAAGGTCAAGGGTCTCGGCGTCGGCGCCGACGACTACATGACCAAGCCCTTCCACAAGGACGAGCTGGTGGCCCGCATCCACGCGATCGTGCGCCGCTCCAAGGGCCATGCCCAGTCGGTCATCCAGACCGGCGACCTCGTCGTCAACCTCGACACCAAGACGGTGGAAGTCGGCGGCCAGCGCGTGCATCTGACCGGCAAGGAATACCAGATGCTGGAGCTCCTCTCGCTCCGAAAGGGCACGACCCTCACCAAGGAAATGTTCCTCAACCACCTCTATGGCGGCATGGACGAGCCGGAGCTGAAGATCATCGACGTCTTCATCTGCAAGCTCCGCAAGAAGCTCGCCAACGCTTCCGAGGGCCGCAACTTCATCGAGACCGTGTGGGGCCGCGGCTACGTGCTGCGCGAGCCGCACGAGCACGAAGAGCGCATTCCCGCCTGA
- a CDS encoding DUF350 domain-containing protein, translating to MILQSLAGLPAFLVYFCTGLIAIVAYLFVYTRITPHNEFQLIRDNEPAAAIALGLSLLGFVAPLVSAIAHSANVLDCLIWAVIALIVQIIVLFLVKVPVPNLSARIAAGELAPAIWLGLSSLAAGLLNAACMIY from the coding sequence ATGATCCTGCAATCACTCGCCGGCCTGCCCGCCTTCCTGGTTTATTTCTGCACCGGCCTGATCGCGATCGTGGCGTATCTGTTCGTCTACACCCGCATCACCCCGCACAATGAATTCCAGCTCATCCGCGACAACGAGCCGGCCGCCGCGATCGCGCTCGGTCTCAGCCTGCTCGGCTTCGTGGCACCTCTGGTCAGCGCGATCGCGCATTCGGCAAATGTGCTGGACTGCCTGATCTGGGCGGTCATCGCGCTGATCGTGCAGATCATCGTGCTCTTCCTGGTGAAGGTCCCGGTGCCGAACCTGTCGGCGCGGATTGCCGCGGGCGAGCTTGCGCCGGCGATCTGGCTCGGGCTGTCCTCGCTCGCGGCGGGCCTGTTGAACGCCGCCTGCATGATCTACTGA